Proteins found in one Acidobacteriota bacterium genomic segment:
- a CDS encoding von Willebrand factor type A domain-containing protein — translation MRRLTKREIKAWLRKWSVPEPPEGLVEKIRKEIPEGLSPGIKRKDYLPMKARGIRLIWQVATCLVIFILGTAIGVLISQKFVTERLSIRQTPINQLTSKEPVIRQPVPDQNGVSHSEVQQRGLQKSESPGEALLQQAPQTEGFVQASVKPRSSFDLDIQPAAFDLVKDHIEKGKLPPSDLIRPEEIINHFNREDVPVEENDFYVRAEGASSPFTSDSSYKILKINMRNYLRAVAKDASVEIEFNPSVVDYYRMVGAEDREKGNGMDIVPRKRDIRANEALTAIYEVKLKPELLPEDPVATLKLEYSPASTEKEKVKKIHTIHFPLYVLPERKPSPDLEFAAMVAKYAQMLKEIQNVREEDFQSLLDRAKSLVRDIPQKNDLEEFIQLVKATEKLKKEARDEKAGLESTIQR, via the coding sequence ATGAGGAGGCTTACAAAGCGTGAGATCAAAGCATGGCTTCGGAAATGGTCTGTTCCGGAACCACCCGAAGGGCTTGTAGAAAAAATAAGAAAGGAGATACCTGAAGGGCTCTCTCCTGGTATTAAAAGGAAAGACTATCTGCCAATGAAAGCGCGAGGGATACGTTTAATATGGCAGGTAGCAACTTGCCTTGTTATTTTCATTCTGGGAACTGCTATCGGTGTTTTGATATCGCAAAAGTTCGTCACCGAACGGCTCTCAATTCGGCAAACACCAATCAACCAGTTGACATCCAAGGAACCGGTTATCCGGCAACCAGTCCCTGATCAGAACGGAGTTAGTCATTCAGAAGTTCAACAGCGGGGATTGCAGAAATCTGAATCGCCTGGAGAGGCATTACTGCAGCAAGCTCCGCAAACAGAAGGTTTTGTTCAAGCATCCGTGAAGCCCCGATCGTCTTTTGATCTCGATATTCAGCCCGCTGCCTTCGATCTGGTCAAAGATCACATTGAAAAGGGCAAACTTCCACCCTCTGATCTCATTCGCCCTGAAGAGATAATCAACCACTTTAACCGTGAAGATGTTCCAGTTGAGGAGAATGACTTCTACGTTCGCGCAGAAGGAGCATCGTCTCCCTTCACAAGTGATTCCTCTTATAAGATTCTCAAGATCAATATGAGAAACTATTTGAGGGCGGTTGCGAAGGATGCTTCTGTCGAGATTGAGTTCAATCCGAGCGTCGTCGATTACTACCGTATGGTTGGAGCAGAGGATCGGGAGAAGGGAAATGGAATGGATATTGTTCCCAGGAAAAGAGATATAAGAGCAAACGAAGCTTTGACTGCCATCTACGAAGTGAAGCTGAAGCCGGAACTGCTGCCGGAAGATCCTGTTGCGACTCTCAAGTTGGAATACAGCCCTGCCAGCACAGAAAAAGAAAAGGTGAAAAAGATTCATACCATCCATTTTCCTCTCTATGTTCTTCCTGAGAGAAAACCATCTCCGGATCTTGAATTTGCGGCTATGGTGGCGAAGTATGCGCAGATGCTCAAGGAGATTCAGAACGTGAGGGAAGAGGATTTCCAGTCTCTGCTGGATCGGGCAAAATCGCTTGTGAGAGATATTCCGCAGAAGAACGATCTTGAAGAGTTCATACAGCTTGTGAAGGCAACAGAAAAACTCAAAAAAGAAGCTCGAGATGAAAAGGCTGGGCTTGAATCAACAATTCAAAGATAG
- a CDS encoding PDZ domain-containing protein gives MKISKSVLAGITAIASIVLIASYALACERKHQDQTLAQAYALKSMVDGGSFLGVHLEEVDAEAVKKLGLKEEYGALIEKVVEGSAAEKAGLKDGDVIVKWNDIRIESAIQLKRIIKETPPGRKASVGLIREGKSLTINVTLEERTAPSFDLKEPLRLYRENLGKFKENLRDYIERYVDIDEEGNVTIGEINLDDLDNWIGKRVIVFGGRGRMGVTLQSLTPQLEEYFGLKDRHGVLISSVLEDSPAQEAGLKAGDVIISMDGKQVEDPHDVIEIVKKKDEGTLNVEVVRDKQEKTFKVILKKEEHPEEKMPERVMSHSWHRGERLKVF, from the coding sequence ATGAAAATATCAAAGAGTGTCTTGGCAGGGATCACCGCAATCGCGAGCATTGTACTCATCGCATCATACGCATTGGCATGCGAGAGGAAGCATCAGGACCAAACTCTGGCTCAGGCATATGCTTTGAAATCCATGGTTGATGGAGGAAGCTTTTTAGGTGTTCATCTCGAAGAAGTGGATGCTGAAGCGGTAAAGAAGCTCGGGCTGAAGGAAGAATATGGGGCTTTGATAGAAAAAGTAGTCGAAGGTAGCGCTGCTGAAAAGGCAGGATTGAAAGATGGCGATGTCATCGTCAAGTGGAATGACATCAGGATAGAAAGTGCGATCCAGCTAAAAAGAATAATAAAAGAAACGCCTCCAGGTAGAAAGGCAAGCGTTGGACTGATACGGGAGGGAAAATCGCTAACCATCAATGTTACTCTGGAAGAACGAACGGCGCCTTCATTTGATCTCAAAGAGCCTCTCAGACTGTATAGAGAGAACCTTGGAAAGTTCAAGGAAAACCTGCGTGATTATATAGAAAGGTATGTCGATATTGATGAAGAGGGCAACGTTACGATCGGTGAGATTAACTTAGATGATCTGGATAATTGGATCGGGAAACGGGTTATTGTTTTTGGAGGAAGGGGGAGGATGGGAGTTACCCTCCAGAGCCTGACTCCACAACTCGAAGAATATTTTGGCTTGAAAGATCGTCATGGTGTACTCATCAGCTCTGTACTGGAAGATTCTCCCGCTCAGGAAGCAGGTCTCAAGGCGGGTGATGTGATCATATCCATGGATGGAAAGCAGGTTGAAGATCCTCATGATGTCATAGAGATCGTAAAAAAGAAGGACGAAGGCACCCTGAATGTAGAGGTAGTGCGGGATAAGCAGGAAAAGACTTTCAAAGTGATCCTCAAGAAGGAAGAGCATCCTGAAGAAAAAATGCCAGAGCGTGTCATGTCGCATTCGTGGCACCGCGGAGAAAGATTAAAAGTTTTCTAG
- a CDS encoding transposase: MYLQNIERPDINIIGLDIHSANFTMAVLNTQGKICSCLSRATSAENLIDVVSKVKGPRKLVVEESHLAQWVKSTLEPYVDKLIISDPKENRWIARADFTDDRQSAIKLAQLLMGGYIKEIYHPDDGGAELRSLFIHYHHVNHQINRFKNKLKALYRQVGIKASGTGIYDKQQWSVWKEKLKSYPHLLFQANQLFSLIDSLEEMKEETKSSLIKRAKKFPVYDLLREIPGVGSVIASGYIAMIITPHRFSKKNKLWRYANLGTTYHVSDQVVYKDEKSKTGNRVLKWVVFQHFRKAVHICKSSNRFKQQYVELRSRGLSEKVARRHVCRSLLSVIRAVWMKGESYQDKFYKIID, encoded by the coding sequence ATGTATTTGCAAAATATAGAAAGGCCCGATATAAACATTATAGGATTAGACATTCACAGTGCAAATTTTACTATGGCTGTATTAAACACACAAGGCAAGATATGTAGTTGTCTTTCAAGAGCAACTTCAGCCGAGAATCTAATCGATGTTGTAAGCAAGGTGAAAGGTCCCAGAAAGCTTGTGGTTGAAGAAAGTCACCTTGCCCAATGGGTCAAAAGCACTTTAGAACCCTATGTAGATAAATTGATCATCAGCGATCCGAAAGAAAACAGATGGATTGCTCGTGCAGATTTTACCGATGATCGTCAAAGTGCCATCAAGCTTGCGCAGCTACTTATGGGAGGCTACATCAAAGAGATTTACCATCCTGATGATGGAGGAGCAGAGCTGAGAAGTCTTTTTATTCATTATCATCATGTGAATCATCAGATTAACCGTTTTAAGAACAAGCTCAAAGCGCTGTACAGGCAGGTCGGGATCAAGGCTTCCGGGACAGGAATTTACGATAAACAACAGTGGAGTGTCTGGAAGGAAAAGTTGAAGAGCTATCCTCATTTATTGTTTCAAGCCAATCAACTTTTCTCTCTCATCGATTCTTTAGAAGAGATGAAGGAGGAAACAAAATCCTCTCTCATAAAAAGGGCCAAGAAATTCCCCGTCTATGATCTCTTGAGAGAGATCCCTGGTGTCGGGTCAGTGATTGCGAGCGGCTACATCGCTATGATCATTACACCTCACCGTTTTTCAAAGAAGAATAAGCTTTGGAGATATGCGAATCTAGGGACGACCTATCATGTTTCCGATCAAGTAGTGTACAAAGACGAGAAAAGCAAAACGGGGAATCGGGTTTTAAAATGGGTTGTGTTTCAACATTTCCGTAAGGCTGTTCATATTTGCAAGAGTTCGAATCGTTTCAAGCAACAATATGTAGAGTTGCGTTCTCGAGGGCTTTCCGAAAAGGTCGCCCGGAGGCATGTTTGTAGAAGTCTCTTGTCTGTGATCAGGGCAGTTTGGATGAAGGGGGAATCATATCAAGATAAGTTCTATAAGATCATAGATTAA
- a CDS encoding thioredoxin family protein, with amino-acid sequence MIRADMVEISEFPQLAIRYEVRGVPQTVVNETNVIVGALPESEFLNKVLENF; translated from the coding sequence ATGATCAGAGCGGACATGGTTGAGATCTCGGAATTTCCACAGCTCGCCATAAGATACGAAGTCCGGGGCGTGCCGCAGACTGTAGTCAACGAGACCAACGTCATCGTCGGAGCATTACCGGAAAGCGAGTTCCTCAACAAAGTGCTAGAAAACTTTTAA
- a CDS encoding c-type cytochrome yields MGYTGKIAAFFILLQPISGLLFLLRVRSVNESIFNKIVTGNVSRFFWPMVILGSLAVIFSLVFLLSKKRISSVLLIGGLAVYIAFPFGGFTRERARKPYLIYGYMYLNQRLVPREDAENLGIADKNLRVVNGDSTLEEYGCLACHNFRGKGGTFGPNLNNLNYKKEDLEKIIKSPPKDMPPFEGDEKDLERIVEVLLRAQ; encoded by the coding sequence ATGGGATATACAGGAAAGATAGCCGCTTTTTTTATCCTGCTTCAGCCCATATCCGGACTCTTATTCCTGCTCAGGGTAAGGTCTGTGAATGAGAGTATCTTCAACAAGATTGTAACCGGGAATGTCTCAAGATTTTTCTGGCCGATGGTTATCCTTGGATCTTTAGCGGTGATTTTTAGTCTCGTGTTTCTTCTATCTAAAAAACGCATTAGTTCGGTTTTACTTATAGGTGGGCTGGCAGTATATATAGCTTTTCCCTTTGGGGGATTTACTCGAGAAAGGGCAAGAAAACCGTATCTTATTTATGGTTATATGTACCTTAATCAGAGACTGGTGCCAAGAGAAGATGCAGAAAATCTGGGTATAGCAGATAAGAATCTGAGAGTAGTAAATGGAGATAGCACACTTGAAGAATATGGCTGTCTTGCCTGCCACAACTTCCGTGGGAAGGGAGGCACATTCGGACCCAATCTTAATAATTTAAATTATAAAAAAGAAGACCTGGAAAAGATCATAAAATCTCCTCCCAAGGATATGCCACCTTTTGAAGGGGATGAAAAGGATTTGGAAAGAATAGTTGAGGTTCTTTTAAGAGCGCAATAA
- a CDS encoding sigma-70 family RNA polymerase sigma factor, translating into MTQGRKLNMSEEQELLNSFMDGDRKAAEDLVNRTYKSIYTFLYRLCRDDENLALDLTQETYQKAWKALREFDGRSKFSTWLYRIAYNTFLNYARHPLRVVSIDDKARSAPICLDEGQEARMMEHEMKENLRQAVLNLPDELRFAITARYWGELSVQDIARMEQVSVVAVRRRMRRALKSIARYCEGRR; encoded by the coding sequence ATGACTCAAGGGCGAAAGCTGAATATGTCGGAAGAGCAGGAACTGCTGAACTCTTTCATGGATGGTGACAGGAAGGCTGCTGAGGATCTTGTCAACCGAACTTACAAATCTATCTATACATTTCTCTATCGCTTGTGCAGAGATGATGAAAACCTGGCTTTAGACCTGACGCAGGAGACATATCAGAAAGCCTGGAAAGCTCTCAGAGAATTCGACGGGAGGTCCAAATTTTCTACATGGCTCTACCGGATCGCCTACAACACATTTTTGAATTACGCGAGGCATCCTTTGAGGGTTGTTTCCATTGATGACAAGGCAAGATCTGCTCCTATCTGTCTTGATGAAGGACAAGAAGCTAGGATGATGGAGCATGAGATGAAAGAAAATCTGAGGCAGGCTGTTCTGAACCTGCCCGATGAGCTCCGTTTCGCCATTACGGCACGTTACTGGGGAGAGCTCTCAGTTCAAGATATTGCTCGGATGGAACAGGTCAGCGTGGTAGCTGTAAGAAGGCGCATGAGACGAGCATTGAAATCCATAGCTCGGTATTGTGAGGGAAGGAGGTAA